TTTGGGCAAGGTGCTGAGAGCCCAGAAAAGAGGCCCACAGTAAGGGGGACTGCACAAAGTTTCCCAGAGGACAAGACCATCAGGCTGCTTCTCAGAAGATGCTCggtaaacaaacaagcaaatgacatttcaggaagaaggaaaaacgGGGGCAAAAATGCACCAGAGCAAGGGACTGTGAGAATTTTGGTATAGCCAGGGCTCAACCTTAAGAAAGCAAGCTCTCTAGGTGGGATCCAGGTGAAGTACGAGTGCCTGCATCCCAAGCTTGAGTTCAGGCTTTTATCTCACTGTATCTCAAACTGAATGTGCAAAGGCACCAACCGAGGACCCTGGGAGAATGTAGTTTTTAATTCAGCAGGTCTAGGGAGTGCTGTGAGTCTGCATTTTGAAAGCACTCTCACTTGATGCTGGTActgctggtccacagaccacTTACTTTGAGTAGGGAAGCTTTAACCCACCAACAAGGAGGCAGCAGAGGCAGTTAAGCTGTAGGAgggcggggtgggtggggtgcATATTGTGGCAGAAGGCAAGCTGCCTACTCCCACATccattctcctctttctcctaGTAACAAAGCCCTGATTTTTAACTGGGTCCATTGTCATCCAGAATAAAAATGATGCTTCCCAAACCCTTTAGCAGCTGCTATAGGCAGGtgactaagttctggccaatCAGCTTCAAGTGCACTGTTGTTTAGAGGCACTGACTCAGCCCCGAGGGGTTCCCCTCTTCTGTCCCTCTACCTGTCACAGACTTGAGAGTGGCAACCTTACAGCCCTCTAGAACCACAGAGTGGCCCTGAAGATGGAGCTGGGTGCCCATGATACAGGGTCCTGACATCTACCTCTGGATTTCCCTTTGTATGAAAGAAGGAAACTGTCTGGTTTAAGCCCCAGTTACTTTCCTGTTGTGTTGCTTTGTGCTGTAGGCACCAGTCCTAACTGATGCAGGTGACAAGTGAAGGTTTGGTTTTCAGGAAGGTGGCTGTAGCAGCAGGAAgggcctcttcctctctcctgctgaGCACAACCAGGGCATGCACAACACATGCTGGAAATCTTCTTCACCAATTACACCAAAGAATCGTCTTAAATATAATTCTGTTGGGGTTCTAACATTGATTGTATGTGTAGGCTTGGTGGGGGAAACTCAAAATCCACTTTATAAGAACAGAAATATATACAACGTTTCtctcagatttattatttttctctattatttattatagagtTGATATAATTTGGGGgagggtattttttattttattttctgaaacatattagggggaaaaagtaaataaaacatattggGGAAACTTACTTCTTATTGAATCActgctgtccaacagaactttccatgatgatagaaatgttctcaCACCGCAGCCACTAGGCACATGTGACTATCAaatttgaaatgtggccagtgcaACCAAggaactaaatatttaatatattaatttcaattttaattagttaatttcaATTAAATGTGGTTAATGGCTACCATATAGGACAGCAGAGCATGAAATGGCTCGGCTCTTACAACCTCAATAAAGCGTTTAACATCTCAATTTGATCCCATCTTTTCTTCCAGATGTTAAGtgcacttctttcttttctctttcaacacAGAAGTTACTCCATCCATCTCAGCTTGGCACCCCTCAGTGAGCACCGCCCGCCCTCTCCCCGGCCAACCAAACCCACATACAaaacccctgcccccagccccacaggcCCTCCTCACCCTGCACCCATGCTCACCGCCATCTTGGAGCTCTCAGTGTATGGCAGAGGCTTGGCCAGCTTCTCTACGTCTGCCCCACTGGAGCCCACCTGCGTGTACGAATAGGAGCCTCGGAAGTATGGGTTGCTGCCCCAGGCTGAGCGCAGGATTCGCCGCGGTTTGGGAATGTTGGGGTTCCCTGTTGGGGAAGAGCCAAGAGGAAGGAGGATAAGAAATGGCTGCACACCGAAGACACCACTGAGCAGGCAACCACCAGTCCACCACCAAGGCCAGGCCCCtgcggggaggcaggggagacGCAGGAGGAGGGAGCAAGGCTGGGGCTCCAGCTGTTTAGCTCAAAGTGCCTCCTTGTGGAACCAACAGATACCCTGCTATCCCGGCAAAACAGCTCATCACTTAGGGGCCCTAATTTtcctataggaaaaaatattccagCTCATCATGTTTCCTCTTCCCATTTCAGGGGCTCTCATCAAGCTTTTCTGGGACAATGGATGAAAAGTGTTCAACTAAAAGAATCAGACAGTGAAATGCAAATCCATCTCAGAGCAGGACAGTATGAGTAGGAAATGGGCAATCTGAGGTTTGGGGGTGAtacctgagttttttttttttaccatcaccCCTTAGAAGAAACACAGTGCCCATGGTtctgcatgtttcttttttttttttttttttttttggttctgcaTGTTTCAAGTTCCAAGGCGGATAGTGGGGAGGAGCCTGCCATCTGTGAGCCCAGCCCTGCACCCCCTTTGGCAGCTCTCCCAGTAGGCATGCCCCTCAGCTCAGTGGCACAGTCTGGGGCTGCGGAGAGATCCAGCAGGTGCAGGAGATGCAGAGGAACGGAGCAGAGGATGGGACaggaccaggggctgggggtggaccAGGGCTGGGAGGCCAGATGCAGGCCCAAGGCACGGGGAACACACCTGTAAACTGCCGCAGCATCTCTGTGCAGATCTCAGCCACCGCCTCATCATCGCACTTCTCCATGACAAGGGCCTCCTCCCCGCAGATCCAGCCGCTCAGCACGTGGCCATAGCGCTCAGGTGGGTAGAGCACGTCAAAGCCACAGATCTTGCGGTACCAGAGCTCAGGTGGGTAGGTGAGGGTGCGGCTCTCCGCCTCGTCCTCCCACACAAACTGTAGGCTGTTGCACTCGGGGCCCCAGAAGGGCTCCTCAAATTCCAGAAAGATCTTGTCAGTGGTGCCGATGCCCAGGCGGTGGATGGCAGCCACCTTCTCAGCAGGCAGGCCTGGCCGGAAGAAGCTGGTGTACTGCCTCTTGAGCACACCCAGCGACACGGTCACGATCACATGGTCCGCCGGGATCACCTCACAGTCCTCACACTCCACCAGCACTGGCCACTGCTTGTCCTCATCCCGCCCATCCCCCCGGGGCTCCTCTCCCCCCTGGTCGCCCTCCCCGGCGTCATGATTGTGGTCACCTTCgcctcggggctcaatctcagggcccCGGGGGCGGGCCGAGGCCTGGTCCCAGTGCACACAGCGGACAGGTTTCCCCAGCTGGATGACGtgggtggggatgccctcagcCAGCAGCTCCACAACCCGCATGAAGCCAGGAGGGGATGATATGGTGGGCCCCGGGGATCTCGGTCCACTCCCCAAAGGCGCTCAGGGACACCTCGTCCATGCTGTGTGAGCTACTCTCACAGCTCTCCACCTGTGGGAAGAGCCAGAGAGGAGCTGGGTGACCACCAGGGCCTGGCCGGGGTCAAACAGGGCCTCAAAGCAGCACCACCCCCCTTGGACCCAGACTCCCCAGAATCCGTCTTCCTCCCACTGGCACCCGTATTCAACAAAGCTCTGGGCAGACAAGGATACCTTGAGGTACTGCTGGATCATGGCGAGCTTCAAGCACTTGGTGGCCTCCGGGTCCTCAGGGTCATCCCTGATGCGGTTGCGCACCTCCTCCCGGGTGAACACCCCCACGCTGTTCTGACTCTCAGCATTGACAGGTTTACCATGCCGGAAGAACTCCTGGGTCAAGTTATAGACCTGCCAGAGAGACCCCAGGAGACTGGAAACACACTCCCTCGCCCCACCTCCATCTCAGGCCAAAGAACCCCAACTCAAAAGTCCCCACCTTCCAGGTGTCCCCAGATAGGCTGAGCCCACAGCTCCTCTTCCTTGGTGAGTCAGTGTGGCACTTAGTGCTGCACTCTGGCTGTACCAACAGGGCCAACGTTCAGGCTGGCAAGCTGCCCTGGGTAGCCAGCCTCCTTGCTTCCAGGACTGCCCTCTAGGACCCTCCTGGGtctgtgagggagggagggagccctggaggCTCACTTGCTGGGCCCTTGCTGAAAATAAAGTGGAATATTTGGTACCTGGTGGGAGAGGAACCGTGTGGCCACGCAGACCAACCACTAGAGAACCCAGGTCTGcatgcatttcctttttctcagaaCCACATACCCAAATCCTTTCCCTGCCACTCCTGCCCGAGCCtttctgcttcaccctctcccagGGGGCCAATGTTTGGGGGGGAAAGGGAGCAGAAGGAGCCCTGAAATCTGAGCTCCCAGGAGATCCTCCCAGGCTCTGCTTGGGTGCACACAAAGTGCCCCTTTTACTTCAGAACCCAGACTTATGTAAGCAAGATGGCCATGTTGGGGCAAGATGTGTGGCAGGAGGGAGGCCCCAGTGTGCCAAggaatgaaaatacatttcacaGGCATATTCTGGCAAGAACTTCAACCCACACCTTATCAACAGAGCAACAAACAGGCCCTTGGAGCACAGTcctgctgcctctcctgcctGCGGGGCGCATAACTCCCACCAAACATTGGGCTGGTCTGCCTGAGGAAAGTGTAAGTGAGTCTTGGGTCAGGCATGGCATCCCTAAAGGGCAAGGTCTGAGCCCCaacattcactcaacaaacatgtACTAGGCTGTGCCAAACACAGATTATAATGGTGAGCAAGACGGACATTCCCCTGCCCTCACTCAAATGGTTTCTACATGATGCTCTGTGACAGGGGAGAACacaagggttgtgagatcagcccAGATGACCTTGGACAGGTGGcagtgagagagaggaaaagatgagggagaggagagagaatgcaagtggcTCAGTCTTGCAGAAGTGGACAGCGAGGAGAAAGTTACAAGAGATAACTTTGAAAAGACAGGCAGGGGGTGGAGTAGGAGAGATTAAGAGTCATGTCAAGAACTCTGCACCCTGGTATCACTGAAGGGTTGTGAGCATGAGCGCACACCCACTCTCCCTCCCAGTACACTGACAGATGTGGGCTCCTTGGCCAAACTCTGTGACTGGTGCCAATTTGTGGGACTCCTCCTCCTAAAGTGAGTTTGAACTTGGTCAGCCCACGTTCATGGCAATGATGTCTGCCCTGTACCCCAGCCCTGGTATAGGCCCTGGGGCTGCACAGTAGAGGAAGGAAGGTGACATTGCCCATCCCCCACCATTCCACTCAAGGGAAAAGCCTCTACATGAGATAGAAATATGAATTAAACATGTCTCTGAGTATacaatataaagaagaaaaggagttaAATTGTTTGCTTTTCCTCCCTACAGTCACAAGATGCTGGGCATTTGGCCTTAACTGGAGTCCTCAGCAAATTCCTCATCCGGCTACTAACTGCCAAGGAGTCAGGCTTTCAgcttgcctcctcctccctgggttTTTTCCTTTGGTGATAAGCAACATGGTAGCCAGTCTTCAGCTCATGTTGACTAAAGGCTGGAATGTACAGCTGGGAGTGATAAATTTAGTCTATCTACATGATTCTTTGTGTCAAAAACCAACCGGGTCAGCCTTAACTGAACATGGCTTTGTCATATAACTAGTCTCCTGTCCTGGATTAAATTACATCTTCCCAATGTGACCAAAGGAAATGGTACAAGCCTGTGACAACTAATACTTACCCCAATTTTCATTAAGCGCTTTTCATCaggatctcatttaatcctcacaacactctGAAGTAGATTTAActatgtccattttacaggtgaggaaagtaAGAGTCAGAGAGCCTCAACAACTTGCTCAAAATCATACAACTAATAAATGATAGAACTAGCATTTGAATCAAAGTAGTCTTGCTTCAAGGAACCAAGTTCTATATGATACTAGTGCACAAACTCATTTATTTGTTAACCAATATAATACTTTCAAATGAGCAGCCCTTCAAAATCATCACCTTCAAAGGAAGGCTGCATATTTATTATGAAGCCACCCTCAGGCAGGACTTCACATGTTTAGAGCATGCCTCTTCAGAATGGCCTCCAGCATTGGTTAAGGGCCACACAAGGAAATCTCTCTTTCCTCATGGCTAACACGTCCTCCTTCTGAACCAAAGTATCACGGCTCCAACTGATAACCCACCTTAACCATCCTACTCTCCACAGCTCACACTCTTAGCTTTCAAAAATCAAACCCACAAACAGAAGCTGATGATGATCTACTTTTAAGCACATTTAAGAGAATGAGCAAGTCATAGACCCTGAAAGTCATTCTCAAGAGGCATCCATGCTTAAAGCACTCACAATGACCTGGAAATCAGGATGTGACTAATTCTCAGTAAGCCAGAAAGGTCTACTTTGAAGAATACTAGTCCTTATCTGCTCATTAACAATTTGGTCTCTTTGTCCATGAGCGAGAACAAAAAATACCATGGGACTGCATGCAACATATCTTGTGGGTGCACATACAGAAGTCACTGTGTGCCTGCCCTCCACTGAGCAAGGACTATCCCCAAAGCAAGAGTCATTTCTCCTTTCCCATGCCGGAGAGACAGAAAACGCACAATAGGTGCTTGTTGGCCAATTTACTGACCTGGAGTGAAGGATCATTACACTACAAATGACAAGCTATCAGAAGGCAGGACCTACATGCTACCTTGCTCTTTAAGTGCAGTTCACAGCACCACTGAAAGATACTAAAAGcgtgaacatttttttaaaaatctgaattaggggctcctgggtagctcagtggttgagcatctgccttcagctcaggtcatgatcccagggtcctgggatcaagtcccacatcaggatccttgcaaggagtctgcttctccctttgcctatgtctctgcctctctctctgtgtctgtcatgaataaacaaataaaatctttaaaaaaaaatttttaaacctgAATTAGACAAAGATGTGTGCCATTGCCACTTCTATCCAACACTGTACTGGAGACACTAGCCAGTGCAATAtggcaagaaaagaaataggttGTCTCAggctgtgctgtccaatagagTAGATACTAAACACTGGtagcaatttaaaattaaatacttagtTCCTCAGTATTAGTAGCTACATTTCAAGAGCTCAAGACTCACATGTAGCTAATGATTACCCTACTGGATAATATGGGTCTAAAGCATCTCCATTATTATAGAAAGTTCTACTGCACAATGCAGGTCTGAGgattagaaagaaacaaacaaaattatcattttttgtaTAGTATTATATacacaaaattctaaaatattattagaatataAACTAATATGTTGATATAATATTAGCattaaaatattgctaaatatttatCAGGGTagctaaaattaatatataataatcagTTATAGTTCTATATgctggaaaaattagaaaataaaatttttaaaaaatcaccactTACAAGAGTATCCAAAAGCAATAACAATAATCACCACTGAAGCACCTAgtaataaatctaacaaaatatttttttaagatttatttatttatttgagagagcaaggggaggggcagagggaaaaggagagaaatctttaagcagtctccccactgaatgcagagcccaatgcagccgatcccaggatctcaagatcatgatctaagctgaaatcaagagtcagatgctcaaccaactgaaccacccaggccccctctaATAAATGATGTTTAAGGCctttctaaagaaatatttaatcatCTATATCAATGGTCTCTTATCTACTACTTCTCCACTCATAATCTCCATTCTGTCCTCAAATTGTCCTGATTTTCCAAATACAGGACCCACAGAGTGTGCAAAAACATGCACAGAATCACAGACCGCCACAGGTCACACAACTCTCCCCATTCTGC
This region of Canis lupus dingo isolate Sandy chromosome 24, ASM325472v2, whole genome shotgun sequence genomic DNA includes:
- the SMOX gene encoding LOW QUALITY PROTEIN: spermine oxidase (The sequence of the model RefSeq protein was modified relative to this genomic sequence to represent the inferred CDS: deleted 1 base in 1 codon) codes for the protein MQSCESSGDSADDPLSCGLRRRGQPRVVVIGAGLAGLAAAKALLEQGFTDVTVLEASSCIGGRVQSVKLGHATFELGATWIHGSHGNPIYHLAEANGLLEETTDGERSVGRISLYSKNGVACYLTNRGRRIPKDVVEEFSDLYNEVYNLTQEFFRHGKPVNAESQNSVGVFTREEVRNRIRDDPEDPEATKCLKLAMIQQYLKVESCESSSHSMDEVSLSAFGEWTEIPGAHHIIPSGFMRVVELLAEGIPTHVIQLGKPVRCVHWDQASARPRGPEIEPRGEGDHNHDAGEGDQGGEEPRGDGRDEDKQWPVLVECEDCEVIPADHVIVTVSLGVLKRQYTSFFRPGLPAEKVAAIHRLGIGTTDKIFLEFEEPFWGPECNSLQFVWEDEAESRTLTYPPELWYRKICGFDVLYPPERYGHVLSGWICGEEALVMEKCDDEAVAEICTEMLRQFTGNPNIPKPRRILRSAWGSNPYFRGSYSYTQVGSSGADVEKLAKPLPYTESSKMAQGNSSKQQPGHLLSSKCPEQSLDSNRGSIKPMQVLFSGEATHRKYYSTTHGALLSGQREAARLIEMYRDLFQQGT